CGACTCGGTAGTGAACATACCAGCCTTGAAATGCTCCCAATGGCCCGATTTTTCCCACAGTACGCGGTCAATGATTTGTGGGCAACGCACTTCCTGATAGCCGTTGTCAAAATAAACACGACGCATATATTGCTCGATCACCTGCCACACTGCCCAACCTTTGGGGTGCCAGAACACCATGCCCGGCGCTTCATCCTGCATGTGAAACAGATCAAGATGTTTGCCAAGACGGCGATGGTCGCGCTTTTCCGCTTCTTCCAAGCGGAAAAGATAAGCATCCAAGTCTTCCTTTTTTGCCCAAGCCGTACCGTAGATGCGCTGCAACATTTCATTCTTGGAATCGCCGCGCCAATAAGCACCCGCCAGCTTCATCAACTTGAACACCTTAAGCTTGCCAGTGGACGGCACATGCGGGCCACGGCACAGGTCAGTGAAATCACCCTCAGTGTAAAGTGACACGACCTGCTCGACAGGAATAGATTCGATAATCTCCGCCTTGTAATACTCCCCTATGCTTTTGAAATAGGCTACCGCTTCATCGCGCGGCAGCTCTGTACGCGTTACCGGAATATCACGCTTGGCTAATTCAGCCATGCGTTTTTCAAGCGCCGCTAAATCATCCGGGGTAAACGGACGTGCATAAGAGAAGTCATAGTAAAACCCGTTTTCAATCACCGGGCCAATAGTCACTTGAGCCTCGGGAAATAACTCCTTAACTGCGTAGGCCAGAAGGTGTGCAGTGGAATGGCGAATAATCTCCAACCCGTCTTCATCCTTATCGGTGATGATGGACAAAGCTGCGTCAGCGACAATAAGATAAGAAGTATCAACCAGATGCCCATCTACTTTTCCGGCCAACGCCGCACGCGCCAAACCCGCGCCTATACTCTGTGCAACTTCGGCGACGGTAACGGGCTGCGCAAAACTGCGTTGCGAGCCATCTGGCAATGTAATACAAGGCATATTTATATATTTATTTAGTTAAAATTAAAAGTAATGTACTCGCACACTCAAACAAACTGCGTCAAATGTCTATAAAAAACTGAATGCGGCAGAGCCGCATTTATTATATTTATATTTTGTTAAGGGTGTGAATAATTTTGTTTATATGGTCATATGGCTACTTGGCTTTAATAAGGAGTGAGCATAACTAAAGCAAGGAAAGCACCCTCATCGGATTAATTGACCAAATTACTGACTGACCAACAAAAATCTGACTATCTGGTAAGTGAAGATAACTTGCTCACACAGCTCACCAAAATTGTCAGAAATCTAAACTGTGCAACAAATGACAACCAATGACCACGATGCTTCCACCATTGCTAAATTTAGTATTTGCACATTAAACGGAATTTCGGATACTCAAAAACTGGCGGGAGCAACAGGCCACAAATACGGCGTAGTTTCTATAGCGGATCGCACAAGAATCCAGCGATTTCGAATTTCAAGTTTAAAACAAAATATGTGATGAACAAACACTCACGGACAAAATGCAC
This genomic interval from Candidatus Nitrotoga sp. AM1P contains the following:
- the thrS gene encoding threonine--tRNA ligase — translated: MPCITLPDGSQRSFAQPVTVAEVAQSIGAGLARAALAGKVDGHLVDTSYLIVADAALSIITDKDEDGLEIIRHSTAHLLAYAVKELFPEAQVTIGPVIENGFYYDFSYARPFTPDDLAALEKRMAELAKRDIPVTRTELPRDEAVAYFKSIGEYYKAEIIESIPVEQVVSLYTEGDFTDLCRGPHVPSTGKLKVFKLMKLAGAYWRGDSKNEMLQRIYGTAWAKKEDLDAYLFRLEEAEKRDHRRLGKHLDLFHMQDEAPGMVFWHPKGWAVWQVIEQYMRRVYFDNGYQEVRCPQIIDRVLWEKSGHWEHFKAGMFTTESEKHEYAIKPMNCPGHIQVFNADLRSYRELPLRYGEFGSCHRNEPSGGLHGLMRVRGFVQDDGHIFCTESQIESEVTAFNALVLKVYKDFDFHDVAVKLALRPEGRVGSDEIWNKSEESLRGALRASGMSWVELPGEGAFYGPKIEFHIKDAIGRSWQCGTIQVDFSMPGRLGAEFVDEDNTRKVPVMLHRAILGSLERFIGILVENHAGALPLWLAPVQMVVINISQAQDAYATQVAETLRAAGFRAQLDLRNEKITYKIREHSLQKLPYQLIVGDKEMAAELVSVRTRKGEDLGQMSMAVLLQHLQLELQADSTV